One window of the Paenibacillus beijingensis genome contains the following:
- a CDS encoding extracellular solute-binding protein, translated as MMKWLKVSVMLTLLVGVLAACGGSGSEGNNTSGSNKLVVYTPNSETMINALIPIFEKQTGITVELVSAGSGELIKRIQSEKGNAYADVMFGGAFELFNANADLFEKYVSPNDQYLLEGHRNTTGFMTSYVSDGSVMLVNTNLAGDIQINSYADLLKPELKGKIAMADPTNSSSAFHQLTNMLKAKGGDYTSDPGWNYVGGLIENLDGKIAGSSSKAHKSVADGEYMVALTYEDPAASYVRDGAPVRIVYPSEGTVFLDAVAGIVKGAKHEENAKKFIDFLISKEAQDALGTETTNRPLRTDAQLGSYLTPIDQIKMIEEDVVYVSDHKKDIIEKYTDLFTSLSK; from the coding sequence ATGATGAAGTGGTTGAAGGTGTCAGTAATGCTTACGTTATTGGTCGGAGTGTTGGCTGCTTGCGGAGGCTCCGGTTCGGAAGGGAATAATACAAGCGGCTCGAACAAGCTTGTTGTATATACGCCGAACAGCGAAACTATGATTAACGCGCTGATTCCGATATTCGAGAAGCAGACCGGCATTACGGTTGAGCTGGTATCCGCGGGAAGCGGCGAGCTGATCAAGCGGATTCAGTCGGAGAAGGGCAATGCTTATGCGGATGTTATGTTTGGTGGAGCATTCGAGCTGTTCAATGCGAATGCCGACCTGTTTGAGAAATATGTGTCTCCCAATGACCAATATTTACTTGAAGGCCACCGGAATACGACAGGCTTCATGACTTCTTATGTTTCCGATGGAAGCGTAATGCTCGTGAACACCAACTTGGCAGGAGATATTCAAATTAACAGCTATGCGGATTTGCTCAAACCCGAACTGAAAGGCAAAATCGCGATGGCGGACCCGACGAATTCCAGCTCGGCATTCCACCAGCTTACCAATATGCTGAAAGCAAAAGGCGGCGACTATACTTCCGATCCGGGTTGGAATTATGTCGGCGGGTTGATCGAAAATCTGGATGGCAAAATTGCCGGGAGCTCAAGCAAAGCCCATAAGAGCGTAGCCGACGGTGAGTATATGGTGGCATTAACGTATGAAGATCCTGCGGCAAGTTATGTAAGAGACGGTGCTCCGGTACGAATTGTCTATCCTTCGGAGGGCACTGTTTTCCTGGACGCGGTAGCAGGGATCGTCAAGGGTGCAAAGCATGAAGAAAACGCAAAGAAATTTATCGACTTCCTGATTTCCAAGGAAGCGCAGGATGCGCTCGGTACAGAGACAACGAACCGGCCTCTCCGGACAGACGCGCAGCTTGGAAGCTATCTGACGCCAATCGATCAAATTAAGATGATCGAGGAAGATGTTGTTTATGTAAGCGATCATAAGAAAGACATTATTGAGAAATACACAGATCTGTTCACAAGTCTCTCCAAGTAA
- a CDS encoding ABC transporter ATP-binding protein codes for MSITISFREIVKKYGETTVIPELSLQIGKGEFFTLLGPSGCGKTTLLRMIAGFNSIEGGKLEFNDRVMNQVAPGKRNIGMVFQNYAIFPHLNVSQNVEFGLQNRKMEKSERIRRVNEILKVVQIEQYRDRMPKNLSGGQQQRVALARAIVIRPDVLLMDEPLSNLDAQLRVDMREAIKEVQREVGITTVYVTHDQEEAMAVSDRIAVMKSGVIQHVGTPREIYQRPANLFVATFIGRTNIMDGVLSADEDGTADLRIGGSYSERIPGLKLDEARGASQHVKLSVRPEEFVLSDDGHGLAGRIVSSVFLGLNTHLNVELENGQQVEIIQPSAGSNGMEPGETVRLKVVPHKINVYDASGEENFTRGTSL; via the coding sequence ATGAGCATTACGATCTCATTTCGTGAAATAGTAAAGAAATACGGGGAAACGACCGTTATCCCCGAGCTGTCTCTGCAAATCGGGAAGGGTGAGTTCTTCACCCTTTTGGGTCCTTCGGGCTGCGGGAAGACCACATTGCTGCGGATGATTGCGGGGTTCAACAGCATTGAAGGGGGCAAGCTTGAGTTCAATGATCGGGTGATGAACCAGGTTGCTCCAGGCAAACGGAATATCGGCATGGTGTTTCAGAACTATGCCATATTCCCCCACCTGAATGTCTCCCAAAACGTAGAGTTCGGATTACAGAACCGGAAGATGGAGAAATCCGAAAGAATCCGGAGAGTGAACGAGATTCTGAAGGTCGTTCAAATTGAGCAGTACCGGGACCGGATGCCTAAAAATTTGTCCGGCGGTCAACAGCAGCGCGTAGCGCTGGCCCGAGCGATCGTCATCCGTCCGGACGTTCTGCTGATGGACGAGCCGCTTTCCAATCTGGATGCCCAGCTCCGGGTCGATATGCGCGAAGCGATCAAGGAAGTCCAAAGAGAGGTTGGCATTACGACCGTATATGTGACGCATGATCAGGAGGAAGCGATGGCGGTCTCGGATCGGATCGCGGTCATGAAATCCGGCGTCATCCAGCATGTGGGAACGCCTCGGGAAATTTATCAGCGGCCGGCCAACTTGTTTGTGGCAACCTTTATTGGACGCACCAATATTATGGACGGGGTTTTATCTGCCGATGAAGACGGCACCGCTGATCTGCGTATCGGCGGCAGCTACTCGGAGCGCATACCCGGCCTCAAGCTGGATGAAGCACGAGGTGCCTCTCAACATGTGAAGCTGTCCGTCCGTCCGGAGGAGTTCGTTCTCTCCGATGACGGTCATGGCCTGGCAGGAAGGATCGTCAGCAGCGTTTTTCTTGGTCTCAACACCCATCTGAACGTGGAACTGGAGAATGGGCAGCAGGTAGAGATTATTCAGCCATCGGCCGGGAGCAATGGGATGGAGCCGGGAGAGACGGTCCGGTTGAAGGTAGTCCCGCACAAAATTAACGTTTACGATGCGTCCGGGGAAGAAAACTTCACCAGGGGAACAAGCTTATGA
- a CDS encoding ABC transporter permease — MNHSMKRRDIWSFITAIIFLGYIVFLALPLFMILIKSFFDGTTGEFSLDYFYKFFSKAYYMNAVWNSLKVTVSVTVLAVIVAGPLAYIMSTIKIKGRAAIQILILISSMSAPFIGAYAWILLLGRSGVITKFVQQYLGLQMPDIYGFTGILLVLTLQLSPLIFMYVSGALKNVDHSLMEAAESMNCTGIRKMWKVLVPLITPTLLAGGLLVFMRAFADFGTPMLIGEGFRTVPVLIFNEFISEVGGDDGFAAAISVIVVLFTTAVFLLQKYIANRKSYSMSALNPIEPKQKKGLANIAAHAYVYLFTILAMMPQLYVAYTSFQKTSGKIFVDGYSLDSYRTAFSKVGDSIYNTFFLAIITIIIITFTAVLIAYATVKRKGAVANLLDTFTMMPYIVPGSILGIALLVTFNKKPILLSGTAAILIAAFVIRRLPYTIRSSAAVLHQVNDSIEEAAISLGASTMKTFFRITVPMILPGVIAGAILSWISIITELSTSIILYTGKTKTMTVAVYTEVVRGNYGVAAALSTLLTVITVLSLLLFFKLTGKKEVTL, encoded by the coding sequence ATGAACCATTCCATGAAGCGAAGGGATATATGGTCGTTCATTACCGCCATCATTTTTCTCGGTTATATCGTATTTCTGGCCTTGCCGTTGTTTATGATCCTGATTAAAAGCTTCTTTGACGGAACCACAGGCGAATTCTCGCTTGACTATTTCTACAAATTTTTTAGTAAAGCCTATTACATGAACGCCGTGTGGAACAGCCTGAAGGTTACGGTAAGCGTAACTGTACTGGCGGTTATCGTTGCCGGTCCGCTCGCGTATATCATGTCCACGATAAAGATTAAAGGCAGGGCCGCAATTCAAATCTTAATCCTGATTTCTTCCATGTCCGCGCCGTTTATCGGAGCGTACGCCTGGATTCTGCTGCTGGGCCGGAGCGGGGTCATTACGAAATTCGTTCAGCAGTACCTTGGGCTGCAGATGCCCGATATTTACGGGTTCACCGGGATTTTGCTCGTATTGACCTTGCAGCTGTCGCCGCTCATCTTTATGTATGTCTCGGGTGCGTTGAAAAATGTCGACCATTCCCTGATGGAAGCTGCGGAGAGCATGAACTGCACGGGTATTCGTAAAATGTGGAAGGTGCTCGTGCCGCTCATCACGCCCACCCTGCTGGCGGGAGGCCTGCTCGTGTTCATGCGCGCATTCGCCGATTTCGGGACTCCGATGCTGATCGGGGAGGGCTTTCGGACAGTACCCGTTTTAATTTTTAATGAATTCATCAGCGAGGTTGGCGGGGACGATGGATTCGCGGCTGCCATCAGCGTTATCGTGGTCCTGTTCACCACCGCAGTCTTCCTGCTGCAAAAGTATATCGCGAATCGCAAGTCTTACAGCATGAGCGCGCTCAATCCGATCGAGCCGAAGCAAAAGAAGGGGCTGGCCAACATTGCTGCCCACGCTTACGTATATCTGTTCACGATTCTAGCAATGATGCCTCAGTTATATGTGGCCTACACTTCGTTTCAGAAGACGTCGGGCAAAATTTTTGTGGACGGCTATTCCCTTGACAGCTATCGCACAGCCTTTTCCAAAGTCGGCGATTCCATCTACAATACCTTTTTCCTGGCGATCATCACCATTATCATCATTACGTTTACGGCTGTTCTGATCGCTTATGCTACGGTGAAACGCAAGGGTGCCGTTGCCAACCTGCTCGATACCTTTACGATGATGCCGTACATTGTACCCGGTTCGATTCTGGGGATTGCGCTTCTGGTAACCTTTAACAAGAAGCCGATCCTTCTAAGCGGGACTGCCGCTATACTGATCGCGGCATTTGTCATTCGCCGTCTGCCTTATACGATTCGTTCCAGCGCCGCCGTGCTGCATCAGGTTAACGACAGCATTGAAGAGGCTGCGATCAGTCTGGGCGCCTCAACGATGAAAACCTTCTTCAGGATTACGGTTCCGATGATACTCCCGGGTGTAATTGCCGGCGCCATTTTAAGCTGGATCAGCATCATTACGGAGCTGAGCACCTCCATTATTTTGTATACGGGAAAGACAAAAACGATGACCGTAGCGGTATATACGGAGGTGGTCCGGGGCAATTACGGGGTAGCCGCGGCGCTGTCGACGCTGCTTACCGTCATTACCGTACTGTCGCTGCTGCTCTTCTTTAAGCTGACAGGCAAAAAAGAAGTTACCCTATAG
- a CDS encoding pentapeptide repeat-containing protein → MFENHEYSGPFPGDSRLRLQADCESCFGLCCVALPFAASSDFAADKDAGQPCQNLQPDFRCGIHDSLRQRGFRGCTVYDCFGAGQKVSRVTFGGNDWRQNPGSAKQMFEVFPTMRQLHELLWYLTEALTFQPARPIHGELSLALEKTERLTRLGPDSIMELDVSAHRADVNALLLQASELMRAETVRRQKITPGRRRKTIGRGADLIGAKLRGADLRGANLRGTNLIAADLRGADLRAADLIGADFRDADLSGADLTDSIFLTQAQLNAAKGDAGTKLPPALTRPAHWSASGA, encoded by the coding sequence ATGTTTGAGAATCACGAATATTCAGGACCTTTCCCGGGCGATAGCCGCCTTCGTCTGCAAGCAGACTGCGAGAGCTGCTTCGGCCTGTGCTGTGTCGCGCTGCCCTTCGCGGCTTCATCAGATTTCGCGGCTGACAAAGATGCCGGGCAGCCCTGCCAAAACCTGCAACCGGACTTCCGCTGCGGCATTCACGACAGCCTCAGGCAGAGGGGCTTTCGGGGCTGCACGGTTTATGACTGCTTCGGCGCGGGGCAGAAGGTTTCCCGAGTTACCTTTGGCGGAAACGACTGGCGGCAAAACCCGGGATCCGCGAAACAAATGTTTGAGGTGTTCCCGACCATGCGACAACTCCATGAACTCCTCTGGTATCTTACCGAAGCGTTAACGTTTCAGCCGGCCCGCCCAATCCACGGAGAGCTAAGCTTGGCGCTCGAGAAGACGGAACGGCTCACTCGCCTGGGTCCCGACTCCATCATGGAACTGGACGTGTCGGCACACCGGGCAGATGTCAATGCGCTGCTCCTGCAGGCCAGCGAACTCATGCGGGCGGAAACCGTCCGCCGGCAGAAGATCACCCCGGGTCGCCGCCGGAAGACGATCGGCCGAGGAGCCGACCTTATCGGGGCCAAACTGCGGGGGGCTGATCTTAGAGGGGCCAATTTAAGAGGGACCAACCTGATTGCCGCCGATCTCAGAGGCGCCGACCTGAGGGCGGCCGACCTCATCGGGGCTGATTTCCGGGACGCGGACCTCAGCGGCGCCGACCTCACGGACAGCATCTTTCTTACCCAGGCCCAGCTCAACGCGGCGAAGGGGGATGCCGGTACAAAGCTGCCGCCGGCACTTACCCGCCCAGCGCATTGGTCCGCCTCCGGAGCATAA
- a CDS encoding MFS transporter, which produces MDITANLWKLYALRFFSSLIPAYVIERLYWEERGMTIQMVVYTEIIYAVTIVLLEVPTGVIADKWGRKRMLVISALLGCGEFIILLAATEFWHFALVVLLAGVSRSAGSGSENALLYDSLIVQGRASSFEKELGRLNVCDFVSSVLAALSGSLLASRLGLELNYWISLGSALIALLISLLLAEPSPNGRNASAEESIPFKRYVAESLLFFRTNPGVRVVLLSGMVTGTALGFIDEFWQLYANRLGTPVLYFGLLSAALMVLRMPGNLLVHVLLNRFSYRTLLITVTAVFAAGFTFAAISKNYAGLAAMLVICFFSGVMEPLAAGYLHHRIDSSMRATIDSFQSLGLNVFHIAAGLGFGYFSVRYDVFGGYGFIALLCAAFLGWLIVASHQTEKETKQRANG; this is translated from the coding sequence ATGGACATTACAGCCAACCTTTGGAAGCTATACGCGCTTCGATTCTTCTCCAGTCTTATCCCGGCCTATGTCATCGAAAGGCTGTACTGGGAAGAGCGGGGGATGACCATTCAGATGGTCGTGTATACCGAAATTATTTATGCCGTGACGATCGTACTTCTGGAGGTTCCGACCGGCGTGATAGCCGACAAATGGGGCCGGAAAAGGATGCTGGTCATAAGTGCCCTGCTCGGGTGCGGTGAGTTTATCATTTTGTTGGCGGCGACGGAATTTTGGCATTTTGCCTTGGTCGTTTTATTGGCGGGAGTCAGCCGTTCGGCCGGCAGCGGATCGGAGAATGCTCTGCTTTATGATTCCTTGATTGTGCAAGGGAGGGCATCTTCGTTTGAAAAAGAGCTCGGCCGTTTGAACGTCTGCGACTTTGTTTCCTCGGTTCTCGCCGCTCTGTCCGGAAGCCTGCTTGCCAGCCGGCTGGGCCTGGAGCTGAATTATTGGATCTCGCTGGGAAGCGCGCTGATCGCCCTGCTTATATCGTTACTGCTGGCAGAACCGTCTCCGAATGGACGAAACGCCTCTGCCGAGGAATCGATTCCGTTCAAGCGATATGTGGCGGAATCGCTGCTCTTCTTTCGAACGAACCCGGGCGTCAGGGTAGTCTTGCTCTCCGGCATGGTGACGGGAACAGCCCTCGGCTTCATCGATGAGTTCTGGCAGTTGTATGCAAACCGGTTAGGGACGCCCGTCCTTTACTTCGGTCTGCTGTCCGCAGCGCTTATGGTTTTGCGGATGCCGGGGAATCTTCTGGTCCACGTGCTGTTAAACCGATTCAGCTACAGGACGCTGCTGATCACGGTAACGGCTGTATTCGCAGCCGGCTTCACCTTTGCTGCCATCAGTAAAAATTACGCCGGTCTGGCGGCAATGCTCGTCATCTGCTTCTTCTCCGGTGTGATGGAGCCGCTCGCCGCCGGTTACTTGCATCACCGGATCGATTCCTCAATGCGGGCTACAATCGATTCATTCCAGTCATTAGGCCTGAATGTGTTTCACATCGCTGCAGGTCTTGGTTTCGGCTATTTCTCAGTACGGTATGACGTGTTCGGCGGTTATGGCTTCATCGCGCTCCTGTGCGCCGCTTTTCTCGGCTGGCTGATCGTTGCATCGCACCAAACGGAAAAGGAGACAAAGCAGCGGGCTAACGGATGA
- a CDS encoding ArsR/SmtB family transcription factor, translating into MGMNMTTLSVLAEPNRYHIVELLRDGPLTVGEIVEQLGLQQPQVSKHLRVLSDTGIVEVHPSANRRIYKLRPQPFIELNEWIHSFRRTWEERLDRLDDYLRVLQQSEPGNKDSHRS; encoded by the coding sequence ATGGGCATGAACATGACAACTTTGAGTGTACTTGCCGAGCCCAATCGATATCACATTGTCGAGCTCTTGCGCGACGGCCCCCTCACAGTCGGAGAAATCGTCGAACAGCTTGGGCTCCAGCAGCCTCAGGTTTCGAAACATCTCCGCGTGCTTAGTGATACCGGGATCGTTGAGGTTCATCCAAGCGCTAATCGGCGCATCTATAAGCTGCGTCCTCAGCCGTTCATCGAACTGAACGAGTGGATCCATTCCTTCCGTCGCACGTGGGAAGAGAGATTAGACCGCTTGGACGATTATTTGCGAGTACTGCAGCAAAGTGAACCTGGGAACAAAGATTCGCACCGCAGTTGA
- a CDS encoding response regulator transcription factor — translation MFKVLLVEDEEMIRKGLRHTFDWLQAGCIVIGEAENGEAGLNQIRTLKPDIVIVDVNMPLMDGIAMIERSVEDAVCSYIILSGYDEFGLAKQAIRLGVTEYLLKPLEQEQLIGALERAKRQVEMKKKYELMLSAASGGDEERYASLMKLPSQSSHYVSKMIEYVQGHYADKISINDLVNRLGISSSYLNRIFKSETTYTFNDFVNRYRIQRAMDKLKRGEGKIYTIASEVGFKDYKYFIAIFKKYANCTPGQYQEQFGVHEMDSGK, via the coding sequence ATGTTTAAAGTGCTGCTCGTAGAAGATGAAGAAATGATCCGTAAAGGCTTGCGTCATACGTTCGACTGGCTGCAAGCAGGTTGTATCGTGATCGGCGAAGCCGAGAACGGCGAGGCCGGGCTAAACCAGATCAGAACTCTAAAGCCCGATATTGTCATCGTTGATGTTAACATGCCCCTCATGGACGGGATCGCGATGATCGAGCGAAGTGTGGAGGATGCCGTTTGCAGCTATATTATTCTGTCGGGCTACGACGAATTCGGGCTTGCCAAACAGGCCATTCGTCTTGGAGTAACGGAATATTTATTGAAGCCGCTTGAGCAGGAGCAGCTGATCGGCGCCTTGGAGCGGGCTAAGCGGCAAGTAGAGATGAAGAAGAAATATGAGTTGATGTTAAGCGCGGCTTCCGGAGGGGATGAGGAGAGGTACGCCTCTTTAATGAAGCTTCCAAGCCAATCTTCCCATTACGTATCAAAGATGATCGAATACGTTCAGGGGCATTATGCGGACAAGATCAGCATTAACGATTTGGTGAATCGGCTAGGGATCAGCTCATCTTACCTGAACCGGATATTCAAGAGCGAGACCACCTACACGTTTAACGATTTTGTGAACCGGTACCGGATTCAACGGGCGATGGATAAGCTGAAGCGCGGCGAAGGAAAAATATATACGATTGCTTCTGAAGTGGGATTCAAGGATTATAAATATTTTATCGCCATCTTCAAGAAATACGCGAACTGTACGCCTGGCCAGTATCAGGAGCAGTTTGGAGTTCATGAGATGGATTCAGGCAAATAA
- a CDS encoding sensor histidine kinase encodes MAQKRNFKDSIRRMFLLYAFVPIFLLFVLFLIFTVVNARFMLVHQTKDAGKAIRSSLEEVYRSYHEEVNRMAGLEQVIEFTDTRRNSPLVYEEFYNFNNRQRVKSIMHILNKNGDILASSANFSPESSDNALKAVILRMSRAQQPMLAETNHIRFSHDRYTVYTFAKEIRRTGQIIGYLTYQLYEEDFQKLIFVQNNEIAVVTDQHHTIIATTNNIVRGLLNKLTLEKGNDGYIVINKGKYYGSETFIPLAQWRIYTLSAIQLKNYTYLSLVVFFAAASVLLLFLIQYLARTISSRHTRAIDKLLYAVKELQAGNMQSYVYINSGNEFETLADQYNRMLARLNELLARNEELSDLRRVSEVKHLQSQFHPHFIFNVLETLRYAIVVNNKVAQDIVLILSRLLRYSISTEGNTVMLKDDLNYVADYLKLQQLRFKDRLSYTMNVSEEAMGALVPRLMLQVAIENSIKYGYKQKESLNISVNGYVTDRDLVIEVNDDGGGMSEERLRQVREIILDADNQTPHIGLHNLHRRLVLMYGERYGVQIGGVPGEGTAVQIVIPYGKEAAYV; translated from the coding sequence GTGGCCCAAAAGCGCAACTTCAAGGATTCGATCCGCCGCATGTTTTTGCTGTATGCTTTTGTGCCTATTTTTCTGCTGTTCGTTCTATTTTTGATCTTCACTGTAGTCAATGCCCGCTTTATGCTCGTCCACCAGACGAAGGATGCCGGCAAAGCAATCCGGTCGTCGCTCGAAGAGGTATACCGTTCCTATCATGAAGAAGTGAATCGGATGGCGGGGCTTGAGCAGGTGATCGAGTTTACCGACACTCGGCGCAACAGCCCGCTTGTATATGAAGAGTTCTATAATTTCAACAACCGGCAGCGGGTGAAAAGCATCATGCATATTTTGAACAAAAACGGAGACATACTCGCCTCTTCCGCCAACTTCAGCCCGGAATCGTCGGACAATGCGCTGAAAGCCGTCATCCTCCGGATGTCCAGGGCGCAGCAGCCCATGCTGGCCGAAACGAACCATATCCGCTTTTCCCATGACCGCTACACGGTTTATACCTTTGCAAAGGAAATCAGGAGAACCGGACAAATCATCGGCTACCTGACTTACCAGCTGTATGAAGAGGATTTCCAGAAACTTATTTTTGTGCAAAACAATGAAATTGCCGTCGTGACGGATCAGCATCATACGATTATTGCCACCACCAATAACATTGTGAGAGGACTTCTGAATAAATTAACGCTGGAAAAAGGCAATGACGGATACATTGTGATCAATAAAGGAAAATATTACGGCAGCGAAACATTTATCCCGTTGGCACAATGGCGAATATACACGCTGAGCGCAATCCAATTGAAAAACTATACTTATCTTTCGTTGGTTGTTTTCTTTGCCGCTGCCAGCGTGCTGCTTCTGTTTCTGATCCAGTATCTCGCCCGGACGATTTCTTCCCGCCATACCCGGGCCATCGACAAGCTGCTTTATGCCGTCAAGGAGCTGCAGGCCGGAAACATGCAATCCTATGTTTATATTAACTCCGGCAATGAATTCGAGACGCTGGCCGATCAGTATAATAGAATGCTGGCCCGCCTGAATGAGCTGCTGGCACGTAACGAAGAACTCTCCGATTTAAGGAGAGTTTCCGAGGTGAAGCATCTTCAATCCCAGTTTCATCCGCATTTTATATTTAATGTACTGGAAACGTTGCGATACGCGATCGTTGTAAACAATAAGGTGGCGCAGGATATTGTTCTCATCCTTTCCAGGCTTCTGCGATACAGCATCAGCACGGAAGGAAACACCGTGATGCTGAAGGATGATCTGAATTATGTCGCGGATTATTTGAAGCTGCAGCAGCTGCGTTTCAAGGACAGGCTGAGCTATACCATGAATGTCAGTGAGGAAGCGATGGGGGCGCTCGTTCCGAGGCTGATGCTGCAGGTGGCCATTGAGAATTCGATCAAATACGGCTATAAGCAGAAAGAAAGTCTGAATATCTCGGTTAACGGATACGTAACCGATCGCGATCTGGTAATCGAGGTGAACGATGACGGCGGAGGGATGAGCGAGGAGCGGCTGCGGCAAGTTCGCGAGATCATTCTGGACGCCGACAATCAAACGCCGCATATCGGACTTCACAACCTGCATCGCCGGCTGGTATTGATGTACGGGGAACGCTACGGCGTTCAAATCGGCGGCGTTCCTGGGGAAGGGACCGCTGTTCAGATCGTCATTCCTTACGGGAAGGAGGCCGCATATGTTTAA
- a CDS encoding SRPBCC domain-containing protein, producing the protein MTNENVVNSMTTKVEDRHLLLERVFDAPRELVFKVFSEAEHLKHWWGPRGWTLTVCNIDFRPGGIWHYCMKCMDKNQGDFYGFESWGKAVYQEIIEAEKIVYVDYFSDAEGNEAEGMPSTLVTMTFEEHEGKTKLVSEAYYDTAEALKTVLEMGMEQGIRETWDRLAEHLDEIQKG; encoded by the coding sequence ATGACGAATGAAAATGTAGTCAACAGCATGACAACGAAGGTAGAAGATCGGCATCTCTTGCTGGAGCGTGTTTTTGATGCGCCGCGCGAGCTTGTATTCAAAGTTTTCTCAGAGGCTGAGCATCTGAAGCACTGGTGGGGACCTCGCGGCTGGACGCTCACGGTCTGCAACATCGATTTTCGTCCGGGTGGCATTTGGCATTACTGCATGAAGTGTATGGATAAGAACCAAGGAGATTTTTACGGATTTGAATCTTGGGGCAAAGCGGTCTACCAAGAAATTATAGAGGCGGAGAAGATCGTCTACGTGGACTACTTCTCGGATGCGGAAGGCAATGAAGCGGAAGGAATGCCTTCGACTCTCGTTACGATGACTTTTGAAGAGCACGAAGGCAAGACAAAGCTCGTCAGCGAGGCTTATTACGATACCGCCGAAGCCCTCAAAACCGTCTTGGAAATGGGGATGGAACAAGGAATTCGCGAAACTTGGGACCGCCTCGCCGAACATCTGGACGAAATCCAGAAAGGCTAA
- a CDS encoding TetR/AcrR family transcriptional regulator: MELRDRILDAAEQVIRTNGLSKTTTKEIARIAECSEGSLYNHFQSKEDLFVQVMKRQLSDFLAVLLKLPGRKGTRTVKENLEELALAALDYFYLSITMTASMFTEPVFLARHREGFQQRNEGPHRANEVVAVYMRAEQKLGRISADINPGRAADLLLGACFQHAFHLQFLGHDESPEARQQFVGDALQTLMRGLLP, translated from the coding sequence ATGGAACTACGTGACCGAATTCTAGATGCGGCCGAGCAAGTCATCCGGACCAATGGACTTTCAAAGACGACAACGAAGGAAATTGCCCGCATCGCCGAGTGTTCCGAAGGGTCGCTGTACAACCATTTTCAAAGTAAAGAGGATCTTTTCGTACAGGTCATGAAGCGGCAGCTGAGCGATTTTCTGGCGGTCCTGCTCAAGCTTCCCGGGCGCAAGGGGACCCGGACTGTAAAGGAAAATCTGGAAGAACTCGCGCTTGCGGCGCTCGACTATTTTTATTTATCCATCACCATGACGGCATCGATGTTCACGGAACCTGTTTTTCTGGCCCGCCATCGGGAAGGATTCCAACAGCGCAACGAAGGCCCGCACCGTGCCAACGAAGTCGTAGCGGTTTATATGCGTGCCGAACAGAAGCTTGGCAGGATAAGCGCCGACATCAATCCCGGAAGGGCCGCTGATTTGCTGTTGGGGGCTTGCTTTCAGCACGCCTTTCACCTGCAATTTTTAGGCCATGACGAATCGCCGGAAGCACGGCAGCAGTTCGTCGGGGATGCTTTGCAGACGCTGATGCGCGGACTCCTGCCTTGA
- a CDS encoding pirin family protein, producing MQARVYTPAMQGTGQFDGGKIKEQKPIGFSGEGSVIKRVGPLFYWAWATSSSEAMIGLHPHEGFEIMTYVVAGNAFHGDTLGTKSTVGAGGAQVMQTGSGVSHQEKLSADSELFQIWFEPELTEAVRRKPTYRQYEHEDFPQESHAAGYSVKTIMGTGAPIQLVADIEMWDVEVNSGAQYRHQVPAGYTLTALAIRGQGTWGESGASKPPVPFQHKDFILAAAESETVIEMTNPGEEIMRLILIKVPTTVSYPLYPKR from the coding sequence ATGCAAGCACGGGTTTATACGCCTGCCATGCAAGGAACCGGTCAATTTGACGGCGGGAAAATCAAAGAACAAAAGCCGATCGGCTTTTCAGGCGAAGGATCGGTTATCAAGCGGGTGGGTCCTTTATTTTACTGGGCGTGGGCGACTTCAAGCTCGGAAGCCATGATCGGTTTGCATCCTCATGAAGGCTTTGAAATTATGACTTATGTCGTTGCCGGCAATGCCTTTCACGGGGATACTTTAGGCACGAAAAGCACCGTGGGTGCAGGCGGGGCGCAGGTCATGCAAACAGGCTCCGGCGTAAGTCACCAAGAGAAGCTGAGTGCCGATTCGGAGCTTTTTCAAATTTGGTTTGAGCCTGAATTGACGGAAGCGGTTCGGAGAAAGCCGACTTATCGCCAGTATGAGCATGAAGACTTCCCGCAGGAAAGCCATGCAGCAGGGTATAGCGTAAAAACGATTATGGGTACGGGTGCCCCCATTCAATTAGTTGCGGACATTGAAATGTGGGATGTTGAAGTAAACAGCGGCGCCCAATATCGTCATCAGGTACCCGCCGGCTATACGTTAACGGCTTTAGCCATTCGCGGGCAAGGAACATGGGGAGAGTCGGGCGCATCGAAGCCGCCCGTACCGTTTCAACATAAAGATTTTATCCTGGCAGCTGCCGAATCGGAGACTGTGATCGAAATGACAAACCCGGGTGAAGAGATCATGCGGCTCATCCTCATCAAGGTTCCGACAACCGTGAGCTATCCGCTCTATCCGAAACGATAA